The Osmia bicornis bicornis chromosome 12, iOsmBic2.1, whole genome shotgun sequence genome contains the following window.
TATGGCAGGTGCGATGGTGTTGACGGTTTTCGTAGGAGATTTATAGAACGATGGAATGTCTGGGGTTTTGGGTGGCTGCGTCAAATCGAACGTCTCGTAATTCGGATCCTCCTCCGTGTCGGTGTCTATTTGCAGATCGTGTTCGCTTTGAGGAGTGTCTGGTTTCATATCTGCCTCGCCTTCTCCGGTAGAAGCGTTCAGACTCTCGACAGCCTGTTGCATCTCTTCGACGTCCTCTTGAGGCGTCTCGGCTGATGCTCCTACCGCGTCATCCGCTTCCGCGTCTTCCTCTTCGCCCTCGTAGGAGAAGTCTTCCGTAGATCCACCGAAAGTTTCTTCCAGCAACGCGGCCACAGCGTCTTCGGTTTCCTCCTGAGAAATCGCCACTCGTGGTTTGTCTTCGGTTTGAGCGGGCGGCGTCGTTGGGGCCGCGACTTCCGGCTCCTCCCTTCCACTCCGAGACTGACAGCTGTTCTCGCGTTCTTCCGGTTCCGAGATACTCTTCACCGCGTTCTCGTGGATGGTTTCGTCGATCTCCATACCGAAACCAGGAATGAACTTGTCCTTCTTCTTGTCCGGCTTCGAGGTCTGAATGCTGCCAGTCACGACCGGAGGGGTCATCGAAGGTACCGTTGGCACGTTGGTCGCCACTTTGGGAATCGGGCTCAATAAAGTATCTCTGGGTGTTGGTAAGGTTGGCGACATCGTCTTAGGAATTAATGGACTGCTGGCTCTGGGAGGACTAGGATCTGCACCCAAATAGGGTAACTCACCGCTCTTCTCGTGATgatggtggtgatggtggtggtgatgATGGTAATCCTTTCTACTACGCTCCTCCTTCgacttcttcctcttcttcttcttctctttaaTCTTTTCCGGAATGGCGGACGGAGTGGATGGTTCGACGCTGTCGTTGTCGTCGGTGAATCGGAACACGTCGTGGTCGTTGCTTTCCGTACAAGCCACGGCTGATTTCGGAGAATTTGGTAGACCGAGAAGCTTCGCCTCGATTTCCCGTCCCGCTTCGGCCAAATCCACGCTGTTCTCGTCCTCGGGTTGATGGCGGCGTTGTTTCTTCTCCGCCTTTCGTCTGACTCGATCCACGTCCAACACTGGACTATGACCACCGTCACTGTCAGAGGCGTACGTGTTGTTTTCCGACGCGATGTTACCTAATCGATTGAAGAACGTGTTCGATGGACCATCGTCAACCTCGTCCGAAAGCGGGCCAAAAATATCCTCCATCCGTTGCGAGTCTCTGGCTTCTTGTCTGTTCAACCTCTTCCTCCTTGCCTTAGCCTTTTCTTCTCCGTTCCTGTctctcctcttctctttcttgtTCCGTTGTTTCTTGTCCGAGCGTATCCTCTCCTCCGTGTTCTCCAGAACCGTGGTCCCCGACGTCGGCGTCGTGGCGACGTTGATAGTCTCCGACGTGTGATTCGGTCTACAGTCCGCGTTGCTCGTCACGATGTTAGACTTGTTCTTATGCTCGATGTTCTCCGAGGAATCGGTCTTCAAACTATCCTCGTTGGACATCGAGTTCTTCTGTCTCTTCTGCTTCTTTTTATGCGACTTCTTACGCGAGTCCCTGTCGTGGTTGTTCACCACGATCGCCGGATGATTTCCATGGAAAGGAACGGAGATTCGCTCGTCGTCGTCGGACGTGCGTGGCTCCTCCTTCACCTTCGGATGAACACTATTACCAACCACGTTGGTCGTCTCGAGAGGATTGTGCTTCTCTTCGGTATCCGCGAAGCCGAGATCCACGTCGCTCTCCAAGAACCTCTCGGTCTTCACCACCTTTCGAATCTTGTTGTTGAACGATTCCTCCTCCTCGCTGGTGTCCGAATGAATTCGAGATCGGGAACTCTTCCTGGACAGAGACTTGGCCCTGGCCGAGTCGGATTCGGAGGTTGCCTCGTCCTCCGTTAGAGCCTTACTGGACACCGAGTCGCCATCCCACGATGTACTCTGCTTCTTCTCTTCCCGTCTCGCTCGACTCTGCTTCAGCTGCGAGAATTTGTCTTTCAGGCGTACCTGACGTTTCTCCTCCTCCAGCTTCTGCATGTTCTTCGTCGAACGCGCCTTCACTTTGTCGTACATGCTGATGTAGGCAGGCTCGTCGTCGACGATATCGAAGATGGAATGCTTCTTCGGCTCGTCGCTGTCCGTGTCGGTGGCCGATGGATGCCTGGCCACTTGCATCTCGTGAGTGGACAACGGACCATCGTCCACGTCGCTGTGCAAGTTCAGGGAAGACTGTTGCTGATGATGCTGTTGCATCTCCCGCGAATGATTCGAACTGACCGTGGTCTGCTCGCTCGGCGAGTTCGAATCGTTGCGCTTCGAGAGATCCAGCCTCGATAGAAACTCTTTATCCGACTCGTGGGACACTCTTGGGCTTCGTTCTCTGGATTCTTTCTCCGAGCGGTTTCTCTTGCTTCGTTGTTTCTCCTTGCCGCCCTCCCGATTGTTCTCCCGATTTTCTCTGTTCTCCCTGTTCGATTCTCTGTTCGATTCCCTGTTTACTTCGCTGTGAGTCGATTCCCTGCCGTCCTGGGTCTGCGTTGATCCGCTACTCTCCTTGCTATCGCGAGATTCTCTGCTCTCCCGACTCGAACGATGAGAATCGTTGCGATGTTTACGATCCTCCGATCTTCTGTTCTGTCTAGGCCGATCTTTGCTGTCTCTACGGTGTTCAGAAATTTTCATACGTTTCGCTTCGTCCTCCGTCGGTCCATCCTGCGACGAACATCGCCGCTTGATGGACACGGGAGCTGGAGAAATCTGATTCTGAGATTGCGACACAGATTGATGGAGATGATTTTCGGTGGGTTGTCGTCTACTCTCGTCACGATCCCTCTTATCTTTGTCCTTCTCCTCTCTGTCTCTTCTCTTTTCGCGTTCAGACttttccttctctcttctctcttgGTCCTCACGctctcttctcttttcacGATCGTGCTTTTCCCGCTCGAGCCTGTCTCTCTCCTCCTTTTCACGCTTTTCCTTCTCGGCTCGTTCCcgttcttctttctcttttcttcgttCCCTTTCTAGTCGTTCCTTCTCCTCCCTTTCACGCTTCCTTTCCCTCTCCAATCGTTCCTTCTCCTCTCGCCTCCTCTCGCGCTCCAATCTGTCCCGTTCCTCTTTTTCTCGCCTCTCCTGATCCTCCCTTTCTTTCCTGAGGCGTTCTTTCTCCTGCTTTTCCCGTTCTACACGAAGTTCACGCTCTTTTCTTTCACGTTCTTCACGCTCTCTCCTCTCTCGTTCTTCTCTCTCCCTACGCTCCTGGCGTTCTTTCTCTTCCCTCTCTCGTTTTTCACGTTCCAACCGTTCCttttctctcctctctttctctttagCCTCGTTCTCTTCGCGTTCCTTTCGTTCACGTTCACGTTCTCTTTCTCGTTCTCGTTCCCTTTCCTCCCTCTCTCGTTTGTCCTTTTCCTGACGTTCTTTATCCAACCTCTCTCGTTCTCGTCTTTCCTCGTCCTTTTCTCGTCTCTCCTCTCGCTCCTTGCGCTCCTGTCTGTCACGATCTTCTTTCTCCCTTCGTTCTTGCCTCTCGCGGTCGTCCTTCTCCCTTCGTTCCTTCTCGTCCCTCTCTTTTCTCTCGTAACGTATCTCTTTGTTCTCCTTGAACTCTCTCGCGTGACTGTCCGAGTCGCCGTTATCATTCACCACGGCGGAATTGTCTTTTTCCTCTCGATCTTTGCGACTCCTCTCAACGTCCGCCTCCTCTTTCCGCGATTTCCTTTGACAATCCTTTCCCTTGCTGTATTTCGACTCTCTGCTGCCGTCTTTGCTATCGCGCGAGTCTCTGCTCTCTCGGTTACTGCTGCTGATCTCCTTCCTCGGACGAGACCGAGAGCTATCGTTGCTGGACGAAGACAACGAGGACAAAGACGATGAATTCGAGGAGGGCGTTGTGGAAGACGGTAGCACCGAGGAGGTAGTGGACATGGAAGTTTGATACTGACTATTACTCGACAAGGAGGTGGAGATAACGGTGGAGGTGGTGGTTGCCGGCGTGATAACGGTCGTCATCAAGGTGGTGGTAGTTGTGGTTGTCGTTGAGACCGCTGTCGTCGCGATCGGTGTCGAGAAGGAGGCCGTCGACGAAGCGGTGACCGCGGCTACCAACGAAGAGCTCGCGGAACCGCACAATCCTCGTGTCGTCGAGGCTCCAAGAACGTGAATACTACTTACGCTACCGTTGCTGCTAAGAATACTACTCGCTGACGCTAAACCACTACTATTGCCGCTACTGGCTGCCATTCCGCCACTAAGACCAATTGGTAGAGAAACTGGTGGTAATTCGGGACTAACAGTCTTGATCGACGTACCAGGCGTGATGGGGGTGGCCGGTGTCGGATGGACGCAGTTGTGCTGCGCCGTCGACCGTGGGTCCGTCTTCAGCATGGACGACATGGTGGTCGTTAAACTAGAAGACAGAGACGTTCCCGTACCGATTTGACTGGTCGTGGAGGCGCTACTGGTCGGCTGTACCGGCGGATGACTAGGAAATGGATACTGCAGGCAAACCTTACTAGTGCAGCCTCCGCTCGAGGCGAGGCCGCTTGCGCTGCCGATTATCGAGCTGACGTTTATCACGCCAGTGAACTCTCTCGGTTCGTACTTCTCGCTAAAGTTCTCTAAACGTTTCGAATCCTCGTCGAACACGCTCCTCTTGGCAAGAACCGACTTGACGATGTCGGACGGCTGCACCTCGTGTAGATCCAAGTCGAGAAGTTTGTGACGAAACCTGAACCGTTCGGACGCGGTGGCGTCGAGTTTCGCCAACGCGTCGCCACCGGCCGCGCTAAGCGCTCTAGACCCGGACCATTTCTCGTACTTCTCGTCGAGGGAGCGTATCCTTTCTTCGAGGCTAGGTGATTGGGGAGCGGTCTCGCTGTCGGAGCTCGTCGGACTCGGGCTGGGATGACGAGGCGGTGGCGAGGCCGGCGGTTGGGGTGCGGTTCGAGGACTGGGTGCCGTCGAGGACAAGTTAGCGCACGGTGGACTGGTCACTTTCGCGAGGTTCCCGCTACTCGAACGATTACCGCCGCTGTTATTGCTGTTGCTACCGCTAGCGTTACtactgctgctgctgttgttgttgttgttgttgttgttgttgttgttgttgttgttcagCATCTGAGCCGCGAATCTTGGCAATGGCAACGACAGGGGTCCATCGTGACTCCTCTCGCGAAACCGCCTCGGCTCGCTGGGTACCAAGTTTTCGGGCCTCTCGTCGACCAGAGGTGTGCCCGGCCGCGATCCGTCGTGATGTTCGTGATGCCTTTATCAGAAATGAATCGTCTcgttaatttcattatttcgtAACAAGTCCTTCTAACTGATCTTCTAATGCTGTATTcgttttaaatatatattcttttttatctaCGGTGAAAGACGCGTTTCGTATGTTTCTTACACGAAACTCAAGATCGGTTCAGCATTTCTCTGCTATACGATAACGGGGAAACTTTAAGCTCCAGAGGTCAGCACAGAGAGCGTTaaactaaatgaaaatcgttttattttttttattttttttagcGTTTATTGGACGAAGATCAAACGCCCCACGGTGGACCTCGGAAACGGAACAGAACAAACAACACCCGAAACATGTACGATCTATTTTTACTATCAATTCATTAGGGAAGCAACGCATACCTGCTGGTAACATCGCGTCGTCGTTTGCAAGGTCCTGGACCCCTTCCCTCGCAGCTTCCTCTCCGCGTACCGTGATGGACCACCACCTTACTATCGCTAACCCGTCGAATGTCCATGCCTTTCCTACTGGAGTGCGAGGTGACGAGCAACGACGCGATCTCAGGCTCGTCATCCTCGCACAGTATGGTGGTGGTGGACGCGCCGTCGAGTTTCGCGCGCTTCTTCGGGGCAAAGCCAACCTCGTCGCCGCTGCTGTGGCACTCCTCCAATTGCTCCAGCAGATGGACACGCTCCTTCTGCAGGTGTCTGATATCAGGTGGTGGGAGTAACGGGGGCGGTGGGGCCGGAGGATCCACACTGGTAACGACGCTTTGCACCGCGTGGCGACGCGACGGTGGAGGACAGTCGTCGTCGTTCAACTTCCCGTCGCCGAGCACGCTGCTCTGATAATCGTCGTGACTGGCCCCACTACCCTGGCTGAACTCGTCGTAGCTGCGGAATCTTCGCGGTGCCGGCTCGCTATAGTCGCCGTCGTAGTAGGTGTCCTGATAGGATCGCCTACTGCTACGTGACATAGCGGTCGGATGCGCCGGACTGGCGCCAGGTGTGCTTCCTCCTCCAGAAGCGCGGGAGTAA
Protein-coding sequences here:
- the LOC114874985 gene encoding protein split ends; this encodes MRSMDGEHLGANRIKLGFGKSMPTSCVWVDGIGDCMSEKYLNMQFHQFGPINQVVVDRERGHALVFFEQISCAQAAVKEMRGAALRGRRLQVDFASRECQETFYEHLERQGIASDKTWDTRPSSATTFDVSIPSRRERSSFDSGVTVSNSSSRFTRYETPPRSRTASYSRASGGGSTPGASPAHPTAMSRSSRRSYQDTYYDGDYSEPAPRRFRSYDEFSQGSGASHDDYQSSVLGDGKLNDDDCPPPSRRHAVQSVVTSVDPPAPPPPLLPPPDIRHLQKERVHLLEQLEECHSSGDEVGFAPKKRAKLDGASTTTILCEDDEPEIASLLVTSHSSRKGMDIRRVSDSKVVVHHGTRRGSCEGRGPGPCKRRRDVTSRHHEHHDGSRPGTPLVDERPENLVPSEPRRFRERSHDGPLSLPLPRFAAQMLNNNNNNNNNNNNNNSSSSSNASGSNSNNSGGNRSSSGNLAKVTSPPCANLSSTAPSPRTAPQPPASPPPRHPSPSPTSSDSETAPQSPSLEERIRSLDEKYEKWSGSRALSAAGGDALAKLDATASERFRFRHKLLDLDLHEVQPSDIVKSVLAKRSVFDEDSKRLENFSEKYEPREFTGVINVSSIIGSASGLASSGGCTSKVCLQYPFPSHPPVQPTSSASTTSQIGTGTSLSSSLTTTMSSMLKTDPRSTAQHNCVHPTPATPITPGTSIKTVSPELPPVSLPIGLSGGMAASSGNSSGLASASSILSSNGSVSSIHVLGASTTRGLCGSASSSLVAAVTASSTASFSTPIATTAVSTTTTTTTTLMTTVITPATTTSTVISTSLSSNSQYQTSMSTTSSVLPSSTTPSSNSSSLSSLSSSSNDSSRSRPRKEISSSNRESRDSRDSKDGSRESKYSKGKDCQRKSRKEEADVERSRKDREEKDNSAVVNDNGDSDSHAREFKENKEIRYERKERDEKERREKDDRERQERREKEDRDRQERKEREERREKDEERRERERLDKERQEKDKREREERERERERERERERKEREENEAKEKERREKERLEREKREREEKERQERREREERERREREERERKERELRVEREKQEKERLRKEREDQERREKEERDRLERERRREEKERLERERKREREEKERLERERRKEKEERERAEKEKREKEERDRLEREKHDREKRREREDQERREKEKSEREKRRDREEKDKDKRDRDESRRQPTENHLHQSVSQSQNQISPAPVSIKRRCSSQDGPTEDEAKRMKISEHRRDSKDRPRQNRRSEDRKHRNDSHRSSRESRESRDSKESSGSTQTQDGRESTHSEVNRESNRESNRENRENRENNREGGKEKQRSKRNRSEKESRERSPRVSHESDKEFLSRLDLSKRNDSNSPSEQTTVSSNHSREMQQHHQQQSSLNLHSDVDDGPLSTHEMQVARHPSATDTDSDEPKKHSIFDIVDDEPAYISMYDKVKARSTKNMQKLEEEKRQVRLKDKFSQLKQSRARREEKKQSTSWDGDSVSSKALTEDEATSESDSARAKSLSRKSSRSRIHSDTSEEEESFNNKIRKVVKTERFLESDVDLGFADTEEKHNPLETTNVVGNSVHPKVKEEPRTSDDDERISVPFHGNHPAIVVNNHDRDSRKKSHKKKQKRQKNSMSNEDSLKTDSSENIEHKNKSNIVTSNADCRPNHTSETINVATTPTSGTTVLENTEERIRSDKKQRNKKEKRRDRNGEEKAKARRKRLNRQEARDSQRMEDIFGPLSDEVDDGPSNTFFNRLGNIASENNTYASDSDGGHSPVLDVDRVRRKAEKKQRRHQPEDENSVDLAEAGREIEAKLLGLPNSPKSAVACTESNDHDVFRFTDDNDSVEPSTPSAIPEKIKEKKKKRKKSKEERSRKDYHHHHHHHHHHHEKSGELPYLGADPSPPRASSPLIPKTMSPTLPTPRDTLLSPIPKVATNVPTVPSMTPPVVTGSIQTSKPDKKKDKFIPGFGMEIDETIHENAVKSISEPEERENSCQSRSGREEPEVAAPTTPPAQTEDKPRVAISQEETEDAVAALLEETFGGSTEDFSYEGEEEDAEADDAVGASAETPQEDVEEMQQAVESLNASTGEGEADMKPDTPQSEHDLQIDTDTEEDPNYETFDLTQPPKTPDIPSFYKSPTKTVNTIAPAIASTEKPVEPRITSMTTKPQSPPTTVIAHSWNLNEKPRESAKAAPLESVETNVSAASPERIAVHAHRASTSPPPQYKPPVLGLSSVPITSETPRIAAASPRPPISVQSLYQKLPVSPQSQMVPMRQASPRMPNISAVSTSASSNQTPLPPLVPSRIPPLVPSQLSPRVLQPLSPNGQWSRNSALSPHVPSVGKPSPPSARIAVSVSVSTQRLESPGQIYSTAATQQPVIQHAPGMRALAPRGGLPPLTLNIPHRPYMPVPPLAPGVQVKSSRDSTLGGKSVIETLLPVNPNEPSQRLEEPKLSPAVIPEPTNKASTSPKVPSPNQPPTYIPETAKIEINASTSSPVFGKPTSMVDTCSLSSRSQKQIQGPITTDNNLLSPRQKQEISSLQLLTTHVPRSSTPSPVIVTHGQPHLVHKSVVHSIGATAVSSANQPLIKTVVPIVSQQIASTVTVSVAEEKCVTSLPLSSSQRHSPVSQSQPSKLHIPLVSTVSQAIVSRPVPSTISSVSASPPNEQSTECLEPRIPAEQELEVDADAQMAQTAQPMQLTPPIQPTQPMDIIKEEPLPEVKQEETTMKEEFPKAEPEHPVNQASPNADTKPKVEQQPDPIKSEKLPCVPKSEVPDNLLVPKLEIEATVKTEPVTEIKKEEIVKENEEADMEEEPAEDPLKEPSSDPLAIDVCKEDPADSKEDSDYWSAKEVNIESVIKKVDALCDGEGNDDGDDDTQHNQNTSSETLEQSKNNESDWFSADSTAEGDNKKSFTSNDDQDEGVETCESESTRSRRGRTKNKRGVGSRGGVTTRRSSRNTSVAHRRGGRTPRGSKHHVEKNKLPADVYEFHDDSEEDNAGRPRLILTIKSPVPNLTGPNAQPATPIAAVKEVPPEEFVSPAANTRKSRRLAEKDGSRNTIDDVIEYVVRGSATKGMVGGSTGSGHATRRSTRHNNSPKNVQSTVQLTEHRKSPRGARKSVRRTSENNDDSSEEKVKEAVPPTPQELQNKEEIVPPREEAPKVEEPSQVVASSPTQKPVSHEPMTLIDPVTGMLIPMRESEEGQYIPVSTSSGQMQAVPRAACDSRSAVGQTAGMINASPSTSEVLRAKPPQPENLTISEEPKKEQTTEPVQTQQIQPQTSVITKPQSPVVQVTTAVSMVQSTTTSTSVTSVAVTTAATPQITPTCSTPSKPTSLKAHVLNASKLAAPVQQQPPPPPPQPVVITKPTVPSVPSQSVVQNIVKPTQPVQGLHLQIPSSRVVSPSLSPRAKQPPQINAANGKGQGQPMSPVLNNTGVPPNPKQHLLQAAKQQASAIVNLPQKLPINVHPPTVATTPTPRIHQPVTQSTALKGINGQPHPLNPKAHLLQAVVPPMVAGAVASPPTQPHLLNPQPVGVSCSRPPAPKPPVTVTMEPPKVEVSMSGCIMVPTASPQARGVPITTYEGPLHGSAGAAPSPGGQYGLVPPHRSQSPPLPPPAHHHANASQGDVVNHYGGLARGAELPPHYMHPQVLQYQYLRAQQEALTAPRIAYHIPGTRSPHLPLDPKLETGIEDSHSPPLELRRGTRTPQDRTTDSPQVAQVYVLHGGTRLPPPPPQYNAGSNPSLTGAPAAARGGFYEPPPAHVRSQYPIAASEAPSDRAITPDRPRKHQVVTPPHVSQVPPQADSFQMLLQRYPVMWQGLLALKNDQAAVQMHFVFGNPNVARDSLPCNSDGSTPPLRIAQRMRLEQTQVEGVARKMQMDNEHCMLLALPCGRDEVDVLQQSKNLQTGFIMYLQQKQAAGIVNIAAPGSQQPAYVVHIFPSCDFANESLARIAPDLLHRVAKIAHLLIVIATV